A genomic window from Candidatus Kouleothrix ribensis includes:
- a CDS encoding GAF domain-containing protein: MSTQIDIRYGAVLVGWLEVGSRLPGEPLTSGEYQLLKHLARQVGITLHAAPAPAASSSRSPALR; encoded by the coding sequence GTGTCGACGCAGATCGACATCCGGTATGGCGCTGTGCTGGTCGGCTGGCTGGAGGTCGGCTCGCGCTTGCCCGGCGAGCCGCTAACGAGTGGCGAGTATCAGCTGTTGAAGCATCTTGCGCGCCAGGTCGGCATCACACTGCACGCCGCGCCAGCGCCTGCAGCATCCAGCTCGCGCTCGCCGGCACTGCGCTGA
- a CDS encoding FAD-binding protein: MMGVSERNWAGNLAYSAARFHRPATVEQVQAIVRASSKLRALGSRHSFNTIADTPADLVSLERLDKLVALDRERGTVTVEAGIKYGHLGAYLHGEGFALHNMASLPHISVAGACATATHGSGDRNGNLATAVTALEFVAADGELVALSRERDGDTFLGAVVGLGALGVVTRMTLAVEPAFSVQQDVYVELPVAQLEANFEAIESGAYSVSLFTDWQRDAVNEVWLKRRLPGDAALPVAAELFGATLATNALHPIAALSAESCTIQEGIPGPWHERLPHFRMEFTPSSGDELQTEYFVPRHHALAAMRAVAALRDRLAPVLMISEVRTIAADALWMSPCYGQECVGLHFTWQPNWTAVQALLPLIEQQLAPFEPRPHWGKVFTMPAAQVQARYPRLADFRALLRQYDPQGKFRNAFVDTYIFG, from the coding sequence ATAATGGGTGTAAGTGAACGCAACTGGGCCGGCAACCTGGCCTACAGCGCCGCCCGTTTCCATCGGCCGGCGACCGTCGAGCAGGTGCAGGCGATCGTGCGCGCCAGCAGCAAGCTGCGCGCGCTCGGCTCGCGCCACTCGTTCAACACGATCGCCGACACGCCCGCCGATCTGGTGTCGCTCGAGCGGCTCGACAAGCTGGTTGCGCTCGACCGCGAGCGCGGCACGGTGACGGTCGAGGCCGGCATCAAGTACGGCCACCTGGGCGCGTACCTGCATGGCGAGGGCTTCGCGCTGCACAACATGGCCTCGCTGCCGCACATCTCGGTCGCGGGTGCGTGCGCGACGGCCACGCACGGATCGGGCGACCGCAACGGCAACCTGGCCACCGCCGTCACCGCGCTCGAGTTTGTGGCCGCCGACGGCGAGCTGGTGGCGCTCTCGCGCGAGCGCGACGGCGACACGTTCCTGGGCGCGGTGGTCGGCCTGGGCGCGCTGGGCGTCGTCACCCGCATGACCCTGGCGGTCGAGCCGGCCTTCAGCGTGCAGCAGGATGTGTATGTCGAGCTGCCGGTGGCGCAGCTCGAGGCCAACTTCGAGGCGATCGAGTCGGGGGCCTACAGCGTCAGCCTGTTCACCGACTGGCAGCGCGACGCGGTGAACGAGGTGTGGCTCAAGCGCCGGCTGCCGGGCGACGCGGCGCTGCCTGTGGCGGCCGAGCTCTTCGGCGCCACGCTCGCCACCAACGCGCTCCACCCGATCGCCGCGCTCTCGGCCGAAAGCTGCACGATCCAGGAGGGCATCCCCGGCCCGTGGCACGAGCGCCTGCCGCACTTCCGCATGGAGTTTACGCCCAGCAGCGGCGACGAGCTGCAGACCGAGTATTTCGTGCCGAGGCACCACGCCCTCGCGGCCATGCGCGCGGTCGCCGCGCTGCGCGATCGGCTCGCGCCGGTGCTGATGATCTCCGAGGTGCGCACAATCGCCGCCGACGCGCTGTGGATGAGCCCGTGCTATGGGCAGGAGTGTGTCGGCCTGCACTTCACCTGGCAGCCGAACTGGACGGCGGTTCAGGCGCTGCTGCCGCTGATCGAGCAGCAGCTCGCGCCGTTCGAGCCGCGCCCGCACTGGGGGAAAGTCTTCACCATGCCCGCCGCGCAGGTGCAGGCGCGCTACCCGCGCCTGGCCGATTTCCGCGCGCTGCTGCGGCAGTACGACCCGCAGGGCAAGTTCCGCAACGCCTTCGTCGATACGTATATCTTCGGGTGA
- a CDS encoding aldo/keto reductase, with protein MNYVQFGSTGEQVSELCLGTMMFGDRCDQAEADRILGSAIDGGVTFIDTAAMYRDGETERILGQILPGRRDKLFIATKVHKGVDAASIAGSIDESLERMRIDYVDLYLIHWPRKGMQPEPIMRALNRVVQAGKARFVGCCNYPAWLFAHSNAIAERNGWARLVCNQLPYNLIERGVEVELLPQALAENVAITVYRPLLIGLLAGKYQPGAPIAANSRGQTDPRIAAWLERYGAAITRFNQLAAARGLHPAQLAIAWLRHSPAVTAPIGGVSALNQLQPLLDAFTVELSAAEHQELAGLFDSAVKEEAGGAFPGLRRELELLG; from the coding sequence ATGAATTATGTCCAGTTCGGCAGCACCGGCGAGCAGGTGTCCGAGCTCTGCCTCGGCACCATGATGTTCGGCGACCGCTGCGACCAGGCCGAGGCCGACCGGATCCTCGGCAGCGCGATCGACGGCGGCGTGACCTTCATCGACACTGCGGCCATGTACCGCGACGGCGAGACCGAGCGCATCCTCGGGCAGATCCTGCCGGGCCGGCGCGACAAGCTGTTTATCGCCACCAAGGTACACAAGGGCGTCGACGCCGCCAGCATCGCGGGCAGCATCGACGAGAGCCTGGAGCGCATGCGGATCGATTATGTCGACCTCTACCTGATCCACTGGCCGCGCAAGGGCATGCAGCCCGAGCCGATCATGCGCGCGCTGAACCGCGTGGTGCAGGCCGGCAAGGCGCGCTTCGTGGGCTGCTGCAACTACCCGGCCTGGCTGTTCGCGCACTCGAACGCGATCGCCGAGCGCAACGGCTGGGCGCGGCTAGTGTGCAACCAGCTGCCCTACAACCTGATCGAGCGCGGCGTCGAGGTCGAGCTTCTACCGCAGGCACTGGCCGAAAACGTGGCGATCACGGTATACCGCCCGCTGCTGATCGGCCTGCTGGCCGGCAAGTACCAGCCCGGCGCGCCAATCGCGGCCAACTCGCGCGGCCAGACCGACCCGCGCATCGCGGCGTGGCTCGAGCGCTACGGCGCCGCGATCACGCGCTTCAACCAGCTTGCCGCCGCGCGCGGCCTGCACCCGGCCCAGCTAGCGATCGCCTGGCTGCGCCACTCGCCGGCGGTCACGGCGCCGATCGGCGGGGTGAGCGCGCTCAACCAGCTCCAGCCGCTGCTCGACGCGTTCACGGTCGAGCTCAGCGCCGCCGAGCACCAGGAGCTGGCGGGCCTGTTCGACAGCGCCGTGAAAGAGGAGGCCGGCGGCGCGTTCCCCGGCCTGCGCCGCGAGCTCGAGCTGCTGGGCTGA
- the plsX gene encoding phosphate acyltransferase PlsX, with product MRIVLDAAGGDQAPGEPVAGAVRAARELGCEIVLLGPAAQLRAELARHRSTGLQLTVVDAPELIAMDEHPAQAVRRKPASPHGIGLRMVRDGQADAFVSAGHSGATMAAATLILGRIRGVERPALAIQFPSRERMFLLLDIGATTDCKPEYLVQFAQMGSLYAERGLGIANPRVALLANGEETSKGDKLVQEAHRLLQHTSLNFVGNAEPKDALIAGVCDVLVCDGFVGNMFIKQAQAVVKLALTLLQDEVRRDLPWRLAPGLLPAGLLGALGGRDVRLGGLLGLLSAAPLLGSLLVPPLLRVRRKADYRFYGGGPLLGVKGVAIVAHGKSDASAIAMAIRQAHEAVERGAVLGIAEVLGPLPGVPASEAV from the coding sequence ATGCGAATTGTGCTGGACGCGGCCGGGGGTGACCAGGCGCCGGGCGAGCCGGTGGCCGGCGCCGTGCGGGCCGCGCGCGAGCTTGGCTGCGAGATCGTGCTGCTGGGGCCGGCCGCGCAGCTGCGCGCCGAGCTGGCCCGCCATCGCAGCACCGGCCTGCAGCTTACAGTCGTCGATGCGCCTGAGCTGATCGCTATGGACGAGCACCCAGCCCAGGCGGTGCGCCGCAAGCCCGCCTCACCCCACGGCATTGGCCTGCGCATGGTACGCGATGGCCAGGCCGACGCGTTTGTGTCGGCCGGGCATAGCGGCGCGACTATGGCCGCCGCCACGCTGATCCTCGGCCGCATCCGCGGTGTCGAGCGGCCGGCGCTGGCGATCCAGTTCCCATCGCGCGAGCGCATGTTCCTGCTGCTCGACATCGGCGCCACCACCGATTGCAAGCCCGAGTACCTGGTGCAGTTCGCGCAGATGGGCAGCCTGTACGCCGAGCGCGGCCTGGGCATCGCCAACCCGCGCGTGGCGCTGCTGGCAAACGGCGAGGAGACTAGCAAAGGCGATAAGCTGGTGCAAGAGGCCCACCGGCTGCTTCAGCACACCAGCCTGAACTTTGTGGGCAACGCCGAGCCCAAAGATGCGCTGATTGCGGGCGTGTGCGATGTGCTGGTGTGCGACGGCTTCGTGGGCAATATGTTCATCAAGCAGGCCCAGGCGGTGGTGAAGCTGGCGCTGACGCTGCTGCAAGACGAGGTGCGCCGCGACCTGCCCTGGCGCCTGGCGCCGGGCCTGCTGCCGGCCGGGCTGCTCGGCGCGCTAGGGGGCCGCGACGTGCGGCTGGGCGGGCTGCTCGGCCTGCTGAGCGCCGCGCCGCTGCTGGGTAGCCTGCTGGTGCCGCCGCTGCTGCGCGTGCGCCGCAAGGCCGACTACCGCTTCTACGGCGGCGGGCCGCTGCTGGGCGTCAAGGGCGTCGCGATCGTCGCGCACGGCAAGTCCGACGCATCTGCGATCGCGATGGCCATCCGCCAGGCGCACGAGGCCGTCGAGCGCGGTGCGGTGCTGGGCATCGCCGAGGTGCTTGGCCCGCTGCCCGGCGTGCCGGCCTCAGAAGCTGTCTGA
- the hisB gene encoding imidazoleglycerol-phosphate dehydratase HisB, translating to MKEGTVTERTATIERRTGETEVRLTLAIDGSGQAELSTGIGFLDHMLTLFAKHGLFDIAAQAHGDLHVDEHHTAEDVCICLGQALDRALGERRGIVRTAHSYVPMDEALGFVAIDLGGRPYAVFEAEFATPRVGQLGTDLIAHLFESIATHGRLNLHARVLYGRNDHHKVEALFKALGRALDAATRIDARLGGAVPSTKGTL from the coding sequence ATGAAAGAAGGCACCGTGACCGAGCGAACTGCGACGATCGAGCGGCGCACCGGCGAGACCGAGGTGCGCCTGACGCTGGCGATCGATGGCTCGGGCCAGGCCGAGCTGTCGACCGGAATTGGCTTTCTCGACCATATGCTGACCCTATTCGCCAAGCACGGGCTATTCGACATCGCCGCGCAGGCCCATGGCGACCTGCACGTCGACGAGCACCACACCGCCGAGGATGTCTGCATCTGCCTGGGCCAGGCGCTCGACCGTGCGCTGGGCGAGCGGCGCGGGATCGTGCGCACGGCCCATAGCTATGTGCCGATGGACGAGGCGCTGGGCTTTGTGGCGATCGATCTGGGCGGCAGGCCCTACGCCGTGTTCGAGGCCGAGTTCGCCACGCCACGCGTCGGCCAGCTCGGCACCGACCTGATCGCGCACCTGTTCGAGAGCATCGCCACGCACGGCCGGCTGAACCTGCACGCGCGCGTGCTGTACGGCCGCAACGATCACCACAAAGTCGAGGCGCTGTTTAAGGCGCTTGGCCGCGCGCTCGACGCCGCCACACGCATCGATGCGCGGCTGGGCGGCGCGGTGCCCAGCACCAAAGGCACGCTTTGA
- a CDS encoding LysE family transporter → MLASFILGLSYGFAAGVSPGPMLGLVITQTLRRGWRAGNLVALAPLFSDLPIILLAVLLVGRLPPAALGWLGIIGGLFVIFLGAESIRAHPPSQAEAAPATADAPAQVLGRAVLANLLNPHPYLFWGTVGAPLIMQALAGGVAQLTLFLAGFYALLVGSKLLVALIVSRSRDWLGGRGYRRVLIVSGVLLIGLGLLLLRDGLLALL, encoded by the coding sequence ATGCTCGCATCCTTCATCCTCGGCCTCTCGTATGGCTTTGCTGCCGGCGTCAGCCCTGGGCCAATGCTAGGGCTAGTGATCACCCAGACGCTGCGGCGCGGCTGGCGCGCCGGCAATCTGGTGGCGCTGGCGCCGCTGTTCAGCGATCTGCCGATCATCTTGCTGGCGGTGCTGCTGGTTGGCCGCCTGCCGCCGGCCGCGCTTGGCTGGCTGGGCATCATTGGCGGGCTATTCGTGATCTTCCTGGGCGCCGAGAGCATACGCGCGCACCCGCCGTCACAGGCTGAAGCCGCGCCGGCAACAGCCGACGCACCCGCGCAGGTGCTCGGCCGCGCAGTGCTGGCTAACCTGCTGAACCCACACCCCTACCTGTTCTGGGGCACCGTCGGCGCACCGCTGATCATGCAGGCGCTGGCCGGCGGCGTTGCGCAGCTCACGCTGTTCCTGGCCGGCTTCTATGCGCTGCTGGTCGGCTCGAAGCTGCTGGTGGCGCTGATCGTCAGCCGCAGCCGCGATTGGCTCGGCGGGCGCGGCTACCGGCGCGTGCTGATCGTCAGCGGCGTGCTGCTGATCGGGCTGGGCCTGCTGCTGCTGCGCGATGGGCTGCTCGCGCTGCTCTAA
- a CDS encoding PDZ domain-containing protein, with protein sequence MLVGLLAALAGCAAVPAAATPPRPATAAPPTQAASPTRPAPTLQPTPEPTREPTPEPTREPTPEPTPELLAYEQRAQIFEEVWRTVKEHYLYPDFHQVDWDALHDEYAQRLEAEQTRDEFYTMMVELVAQLDDQHSRFLPPAAAQTENATISNSEVTVGIGVLTRPRPDGGFIQIVFPDSPAARADLAPRDRIIAVDGRAYRADDGNLLGEAGSAVRLTVVRPGAKLRDVVLTRQEVQNHIVPSYRRFPSDIGYVAIPTLWVNDMDEQVNGALTDLVAEGPLNGLILDMRSNGGGWLYVLSGLLSHFVRGQVGMFFNRQAVRPLEISAPAGPDLRSVRLVVLVDNDTASYAEVLAAVLQHEKQAIVVGTRTAGNTETTYAYTLTDGSRLWLAQEGFRLQNGTNLEGLGVEPDTTVDVDWTHYSEDDDPQLLEALRLLGAGPK encoded by the coding sequence ATGCTCGTGGGCCTGCTTGCTGCGCTCGCCGGCTGCGCCGCAGTGCCCGCTGCCGCCACACCGCCCCGGCCGGCCACAGCAGCCCCGCCTACCCAGGCGGCCAGCCCGACCCGCCCGGCGCCGACGCTTCAGCCAACCCCTGAGCCAACCCGCGAGCCGACGCCTGAGCCAACCCGCGAGCCAACCCCTGAGCCGACGCCTGAGCTGCTGGCATACGAGCAGCGCGCCCAGATCTTCGAGGAGGTCTGGCGCACGGTGAAAGAGCACTATCTATACCCCGATTTCCACCAGGTCGATTGGGACGCACTGCACGATGAGTATGCCCAGCGGCTCGAAGCCGAGCAGACTCGCGACGAATTCTATACTATGATGGTCGAACTAGTCGCCCAGCTCGACGACCAGCACTCGCGCTTTTTGCCGCCGGCCGCAGCCCAAACCGAGAACGCCACGATCAGCAACAGCGAGGTGACGGTCGGTATCGGCGTGCTGACGCGGCCACGCCCCGACGGCGGGTTCATCCAGATCGTGTTCCCCGATAGCCCGGCGGCGCGCGCCGACCTGGCACCACGCGACCGGATCATCGCGGTGGATGGCCGGGCCTACCGCGCCGACGACGGCAACCTGCTGGGCGAGGCCGGCAGCGCCGTGCGGCTTACGGTGGTGCGCCCCGGCGCGAAGCTGCGTGATGTGGTGCTGACGCGCCAGGAGGTGCAGAACCATATCGTGCCGTCGTACCGGCGCTTCCCCAGCGATATTGGCTACGTGGCCATCCCAACGCTGTGGGTCAACGACATGGACGAGCAGGTCAATGGCGCGCTGACCGACCTGGTGGCCGAAGGCCCGCTGAATGGCCTGATTCTCGATATGCGCTCGAACGGCGGCGGCTGGCTGTACGTGCTCTCGGGCCTGCTCAGCCACTTCGTGCGCGGCCAGGTCGGCATGTTCTTCAACCGCCAGGCCGTGCGCCCGCTCGAAATCAGCGCGCCGGCCGGCCCCGACCTGCGCAGCGTCAGGCTGGTGGTACTGGTCGACAACGACACCGCCTCGTATGCCGAGGTGCTGGCGGCCGTGCTCCAGCACGAGAAGCAGGCGATCGTGGTGGGCACGCGCACCGCCGGTAACACCGAGACGACCTACGCCTACACGCTGACCGACGGCTCGCGGCTGTGGCTGGCGCAAGAGGGCTTCCGGCTGCAGAACGGCACCAACCTCGAGGGCCTCGGCGTCGAACCCGACACCACTGTCGATGTCGATTGGACCCACTACAGCGAGGACGACGACCCGCAGCTGCTCGAGGCGCTGCGGCTGCTCGGCGCCGGCCCGAAGTAG
- a CDS encoding M20/M25/M40 family metallo-hydrolase — protein MVNTERLLATFLDLVQIDNPSGGEGPIAAQISQLLESLGLTVEHDALHNLIARVPGEGAPLLLNAHMDSVAPCHGVRPIVADGVVRSSGDTVLGADDLAGVAAILEGLRARLEQGGPHRAAEIVFTVQEEVGLRGAAQLDTSVLVAREGVTFDSGGDFGRIIVGAPSQDSLHVVVQGRAAHAGVAPERGINAIVVAASALANMPLGRIDHETTANIGIIKGGDATNIVPERVELWGEARSHDQDKLVAQVQTMVAALEAAARGSGARVQIEITHKYDAYRLSADLPIIQHLSAELRAMGCEPVLEISGGGSDVNIFAQHAMQVANVSVGYREIHSTTEHIAVADLERAAELAWRLLAPPH, from the coding sequence ATGGTGAATACAGAACGATTACTGGCGACGTTTCTCGATCTGGTGCAGATCGACAACCCGTCTGGCGGCGAGGGGCCGATCGCGGCGCAGATCAGCCAGCTGCTCGAATCGCTCGGGCTGACAGTCGAGCACGATGCCCTGCACAACCTGATCGCGCGCGTGCCGGGCGAAGGCGCGCCGCTGTTGCTGAACGCACATATGGATAGCGTCGCGCCCTGCCACGGCGTGCGCCCGATCGTCGCCGACGGCGTGGTGCGCTCGAGCGGCGACACCGTGCTAGGCGCCGACGACCTGGCCGGTGTGGCGGCCATCCTCGAGGGCCTGCGCGCCCGGCTCGAGCAGGGCGGCCCGCACCGCGCCGCCGAGATCGTCTTCACCGTGCAAGAGGAGGTCGGCCTGCGCGGCGCGGCGCAGCTCGACACCAGCGTGCTCGTGGCCCGCGAAGGCGTGACGTTCGACTCAGGCGGCGATTTCGGCCGGATTATCGTCGGCGCGCCTTCGCAAGACAGCCTGCACGTGGTAGTGCAGGGCCGCGCGGCCCACGCCGGCGTGGCGCCCGAGCGCGGGATCAACGCGATTGTGGTGGCCGCCAGCGCGCTGGCCAACATGCCGCTGGGCCGGATCGACCACGAAACCACCGCAAATATTGGGATCATCAAAGGCGGCGATGCCACCAACATCGTGCCCGAACGGGTCGAGCTGTGGGGCGAGGCCCGCAGCCACGACCAGGATAAGCTGGTGGCGCAGGTGCAGACCATGGTAGCCGCACTCGAGGCGGCCGCGCGCGGCAGCGGGGCGCGCGTGCAGATCGAGATCACGCATAAGTACGATGCCTATCGCCTATCGGCCGATCTGCCGATCATCCAGCACCTGAGCGCCGAGCTGCGCGCGATGGGCTGCGAGCCGGTGCTCGAGATCAGCGGCGGCGGTAGCGATGTGAATATCTTCGCCCAGCATGCCATGCAGGTGGCCAATGTGAGCGTGGGCTATCGCGAGATCCACTCGACCACCGAGCATATCGCGGTGGCCGATCTCGAGCGCGCCGCCGAGCTGGCCTGGCGCCTGCTGGCTCCACCGCACTAA
- a CDS encoding penicillin-binding protein 2, giving the protein MRHFARVLAVVAAVALISYGMIQPIENDTRWLLTLWLAAPLLLVAARLTMPQQPRGVSRSIQHLGLLVALGFVLLSIQLLRQQFVRASEIANIVHVDEQTGQTTSNVRQVIESLRVRRGKMIDRNGTVLVDTEIIDNTYAVRRYPLAQQYDPAAFSNLVGFFSDRFGPSGLEASYDTYLSGERDSFSRMRGSLLGQPQVGADLHLTIDARLQAAAKQLLSDRGIGSVVVLDPKTGAVLAMVSNPGFDPRPLAFNPAADRAAENKRIQAYWSQINSDDAGQPLLNRPTQSRYAPGSTFKTITAVSALENPAEAQPDSIRCFNELETEAGAPPVVNAVPDLFTLTGDPSSLERVYAYSCNVAFAQYALRLGPERLAKTAAQLDIFEPRYAPDTYDGFTDLPTVPSLLYKDAGFLNRKTALADTGFGQGQLQITPLQMAMVAAAVANDGWMMQPYLVDKITRPDGTVVVARGPRAIRRAISSQIAAQMRKNMRAGVEYGFGKAAQQVDPAIALVGGKSGTAEHGAGTLPHAWFIAIAPVDQPRYAVAVMVENGRDGAGVGAGLAGAVLRAAFDLEK; this is encoded by the coding sequence ATGCGTCATTTCGCGCGTGTTCTGGCCGTAGTCGCAGCAGTCGCGCTGATTAGCTACGGCATGATCCAGCCGATCGAAAACGATACCCGCTGGCTGCTCACGCTCTGGCTGGCAGCCCCGTTGCTGCTGGTGGCGGCCCGGCTGACTATGCCCCAGCAGCCGCGCGGCGTGTCGCGCAGCATCCAGCACCTGGGGCTGCTGGTGGCGCTCGGCTTCGTGCTGCTGTCGATTCAGCTGCTGCGCCAGCAGTTTGTGCGTGCCAGCGAGATCGCCAACATCGTGCATGTCGACGAGCAGACTGGCCAGACCACCAGCAATGTGCGCCAGGTGATCGAGTCGCTGCGCGTGCGCCGCGGCAAGATGATCGACCGCAATGGCACCGTGCTGGTCGATACCGAGATAATCGATAATACCTATGCCGTGCGGCGCTACCCGCTGGCCCAGCAGTACGATCCGGCCGCGTTCAGCAATCTGGTCGGCTTTTTCAGCGACCGCTTCGGGCCATCTGGCCTCGAGGCCAGCTACGACACCTACCTGAGCGGCGAGCGCGACTCGTTTAGCCGCATGCGCGGCTCGCTGCTCGGCCAACCGCAGGTCGGCGCCGACCTACACCTGACGATCGATGCACGCCTGCAGGCCGCCGCCAAGCAGCTGCTCTCCGATCGCGGCATCGGCTCGGTGGTGGTGCTCGACCCGAAAACTGGCGCGGTGCTGGCCATGGTCAGCAACCCCGGCTTCGACCCGCGCCCGCTGGCGTTTAACCCTGCCGCCGACCGCGCGGCCGAAAATAAGCGCATCCAGGCCTACTGGAGCCAGATCAACAGCGACGACGCCGGCCAGCCACTGCTGAACCGGCCAACCCAGAGCCGCTACGCGCCCGGCTCGACCTTCAAAACCATCACGGCGGTGAGTGCGCTCGAGAACCCGGCCGAGGCCCAGCCCGACAGCATCCGCTGCTTCAACGAGCTCGAGACCGAGGCGGGCGCACCGCCGGTGGTCAATGCCGTGCCCGATCTGTTTACGCTCACTGGCGACCCATCGAGCCTCGAGCGGGTGTACGCCTACTCGTGCAATGTGGCCTTCGCACAGTACGCGCTGCGGCTCGGCCCCGAGCGCCTGGCCAAGACTGCAGCCCAGCTCGACATCTTCGAGCCACGCTACGCGCCCGACACCTACGACGGCTTCACCGACCTGCCGACTGTGCCGAGCCTGCTGTATAAAGACGCCGGCTTTCTGAACCGCAAGACCGCGCTGGCCGATACCGGCTTTGGCCAGGGCCAGCTCCAGATCACCCCGCTGCAGATGGCCATGGTCGCGGCGGCTGTGGCCAACGATGGCTGGATGATGCAGCCATACCTGGTCGACAAGATCACGCGGCCTGACGGCACGGTGGTGGTGGCGCGCGGGCCACGCGCGATTCGCCGGGCGATCTCGAGCCAGATCGCCGCCCAGATGCGCAAGAATATGCGTGCCGGCGTTGAGTATGGCTTCGGCAAGGCCGCTCAGCAGGTCGATCCGGCCATCGCGCTGGTTGGCGGTAAGTCGGGCACCGCCGAGCACGGCGCCGGCACGCTGCCGCACGCCTGGTTCATTGCCATCGCGCCGGTCGACCAGCCGCGCTACGCGGTGGCGGTGATGGTCGAGAATGGCCGCGACGGCGCGGGCGTGGGCGCGGGGCTGGCCGGCGCGGTGCTCAGAGCGGCGTTCGATCTGGAAAAGTGA
- a CDS encoding histidine kinase codes for MRGNRSIPWLADHVLFCSYRWLAWCVITLVLWYQGRMAAHTTMLAITGAVNLAGTPLARMFVQLARRNSLILSADIVYCVLVLAGSGGWASPFVFYAYSSLLLPGLLEGLRGWVMSGLSFVSAAAILLWAADRAPAEELAAGGWQHLALILLAPVLVAFSAPWLIERIRQLAARRARSQAQLPPAPRPAHSPSADSPRYSPAGRTATRNRGQIFDDAPLALQLTKTRTTEQSAEDLRRVIFGPLPALEPELAAALDLLVTRFGQHTGIPTTLTLLGRTRLVSPMHCMLLVRLTQEALLNIQQHAHAGTARLTLRYDAGSVVLLIQDDGVGLLDGTHERPGLHALRAMHYRLSEFGGRLDVFETEGGGVTVRATLPLE; via the coding sequence GTGCGCGGGAACCGCTCGATACCATGGCTCGCCGACCACGTGCTGTTCTGCAGCTATCGCTGGTTGGCGTGGTGCGTGATCACCCTGGTGCTGTGGTATCAGGGCCGCATGGCCGCGCACACCACCATGCTGGCGATCACCGGCGCCGTCAACCTGGCCGGCACACCACTGGCCCGGATGTTCGTCCAGCTGGCCCGGCGCAACTCGCTGATCCTCAGCGCCGATATCGTCTATTGCGTGCTGGTACTGGCAGGCAGCGGCGGCTGGGCCAGCCCGTTCGTGTTCTACGCGTACAGTAGCCTGCTGCTGCCGGGCCTGCTCGAGGGCCTGCGCGGCTGGGTTATGTCGGGCCTGAGCTTTGTGTCGGCGGCGGCGATCCTGCTGTGGGCTGCCGACCGTGCCCCGGCCGAAGAGCTGGCTGCCGGCGGCTGGCAGCACCTCGCGCTGATCTTGCTGGCACCGGTGCTGGTGGCCTTCAGCGCGCCATGGCTGATCGAGCGTATTCGCCAGCTGGCCGCCCGGCGCGCGCGCAGCCAGGCCCAGCTGCCGCCGGCACCGCGCCCGGCGCACAGCCCCTCAGCCGACTCGCCGCGCTACAGCCCGGCCGGGCGCACAGCAACCCGCAATCGCGGCCAGATCTTCGACGATGCGCCGCTGGCGCTACAGCTGACCAAAACCCGCACAACCGAGCAGAGCGCCGAGGATCTGCGGCGGGTGATCTTCGGCCCACTGCCCGCGCTCGAGCCAGAGCTGGCTGCGGCGCTCGATCTGCTGGTCACGCGCTTTGGCCAGCACACCGGCATCCCCACCACGCTGACCCTGCTCGGCCGCACCCGCCTGGTCAGCCCGATGCACTGCATGCTGCTGGTGCGCCTGACGCAAGAGGCTCTGCTGAATATTCAGCAGCATGCCCACGCCGGCACGGCCAGGCTGACCCTGCGCTACGATGCCGGCTCGGTGGTTCTGCTGATCCAGGACGACGGCGTCGGCCTGCTCGACGGCACCCACGAGCGCCCTGGCCTGCACGCCCTGCGCGCCATGCACTACCGGCTCAGCGAGTTCGGCGGCCGCCTCGATGTCTTCGAGACCGAGGGCGGCGGCGTGACGGTGCGCGCCACCCTGCCGCTCGAGTAG